One Opitutaceae bacterium DNA window includes the following coding sequences:
- the glgB gene encoding 1,4-alpha-glucan branching protein GlgB → MASIISKTELQSFLKANNARPHDFLGMHPCTVKGKPGLVVRAFLQNAESCEVVDLTAKARKTFPMKRLCPEGFYEVFISGRTEPFPYRLRIETYSREIRQFFDPYGFPPTLGDQDLYLFNEGNEHRVYTKLGAHLRTVDGVPGVSFAVWAPNAKRVSVVGNFNHWDGRYHPMRALDRSGVWELFVPGLDEGQLYKYELLTQKDTILLKTDPYGSYFEAPPNNASIVYNNDSYSWGDGEWVDRRAAAKTVDRPISIYELHFGSWRRLLEDNNRPLTYREMAPILADYLIEMEFTHVELLPVAEHPFSGSWGYQVTGFFAPTHRFGEPDDFKFFVDHLHQRGIGVILDWVPAHFPRDQFALAEFDGTHLYEHEDPRQGAHQDWGTLIFNYGRNEVRGFLIANALAWIDRYHIDGLRVDAVASMLYLDYSRKEGEWVPNQYGGRENIEAIGFLRQVNDLVHHYYPGSLMIAEESTSFGGVSRPTTEGGLGFDFKWNMGWMHDTLRYFAKDPLYRKWHQNDLTFGMLYQYAENFISVFSHDEVTHGKGSMLFKMGAGHIPDKSRNLRSLYAYMWAYPGKKLLFMGSEFGQSSEWNHDSSIDWHLLQYMDHEGVRRLVKDLNHLYRTETALSSNDLNSESFRWISCTDANSSIISFVRMDPLTGDCFAVIGHYTPVLRTRYRLGLPRAGFWQEVINTDSEFYGGGNAGNAGGIHADDRPHDGFPHSAELTLPPLSTSIFKWVREG, encoded by the coding sequence ATGGCCTCCATCATTTCAAAAACGGAACTCCAGTCCTTCCTCAAGGCGAACAATGCCCGGCCGCACGACTTTCTCGGCATGCACCCGTGCACGGTCAAGGGGAAGCCGGGGCTGGTCGTCCGGGCCTTCCTCCAGAATGCCGAATCCTGCGAAGTCGTCGACCTGACAGCAAAGGCCCGAAAGACGTTCCCGATGAAGCGGCTCTGTCCGGAAGGTTTCTATGAGGTGTTTATCTCCGGAAGGACCGAGCCGTTTCCCTATCGGTTGCGGATCGAGACCTATTCGAGGGAAATCCGCCAGTTTTTCGATCCGTATGGATTTCCACCCACCCTCGGAGACCAGGACCTTTATCTCTTCAACGAGGGCAATGAACACCGGGTCTACACCAAGCTGGGAGCCCATCTTCGCACGGTGGACGGAGTCCCCGGGGTTTCCTTCGCCGTCTGGGCGCCCAATGCCAAACGGGTCTCAGTCGTCGGCAACTTCAACCACTGGGACGGCCGCTACCACCCCATGCGGGCGCTCGACCGGTCCGGTGTCTGGGAACTCTTCGTTCCCGGACTCGACGAGGGCCAGCTCTACAAATACGAGCTGCTGACCCAGAAGGATACCATCCTGCTCAAGACGGACCCCTACGGCAGCTACTTCGAGGCCCCGCCGAACAATGCCTCGATTGTCTACAACAACGATTCCTATTCCTGGGGCGACGGCGAATGGGTCGATCGGCGGGCGGCGGCGAAGACGGTCGACCGGCCGATTTCGATTTACGAGCTTCATTTCGGATCCTGGCGCCGGCTGCTAGAGGACAATAACCGGCCGCTGACCTATCGGGAGATGGCGCCCATCCTGGCCGACTACCTGATCGAGATGGAGTTTACCCACGTCGAGCTTCTTCCCGTGGCCGAGCATCCCTTCAGCGGGTCCTGGGGCTATCAGGTCACCGGATTCTTCGCCCCGACCCACCGATTTGGCGAGCCCGACGATTTCAAGTTCTTTGTCGACCACCTCCATCAGCGCGGAATCGGCGTCATCCTCGACTGGGTGCCGGCCCATTTCCCCAGGGACCAGTTTGCCCTGGCCGAGTTTGACGGGACCCACCTTTACGAGCATGAGGACCCCCGGCAGGGGGCCCACCAGGACTGGGGCACCCTCATCTTCAACTATGGCCGCAACGAGGTCCGGGGCTTCCTCATCGCCAATGCCCTCGCCTGGATCGACCGCTACCATATCGACGGGCTGCGTGTCGATGCCGTCGCTTCCATGCTCTACCTCGATTATTCCCGGAAGGAGGGCGAGTGGGTCCCGAATCAATACGGCGGCCGTGAGAATATCGAAGCGATCGGATTCCTCCGGCAGGTCAACGACCTCGTCCACCATTATTACCCGGGCAGCCTGATGATCGCCGAGGAATCGACCTCCTTCGGCGGTGTATCCCGACCGACCACCGAGGGCGGACTCGGATTCGATTTCAAGTGGAATATGGGTTGGATGCACGATACCCTGCGTTACTTCGCCAAGGACCCTCTCTACCGCAAATGGCATCAGAACGATCTGACCTTCGGCATGCTCTACCAGTATGCCGAAAACTTCATCTCCGTCTTTTCCCACGATGAAGTGACCCACGGCAAAGGCTCGATGCTCTTCAAGATGGGGGCCGGGCATATTCCCGACAAATCCCGCAACCTCAGGTCGCTCTATGCCTATATGTGGGCCTACCCGGGCAAGAAGCTTCTCTTCATGGGATCCGAGTTCGGGCAATCATCGGAGTGGAATCACGATTCAAGCATCGACTGGCATCTCCTTCAGTACATGGACCACGAAGGCGTGCGCCGACTGGTCAAGGATCTAAACCATCTCTACCGGACAGAGACCGCGCTTTCCTCCAATGATCTCAATTCCGAGTCCTTCCGCTGGATCAGCTGCACGGATGCCAACTCAAGCATCATTTCGTTTGTGCGGATGGACCCGCTGACCGGGGACTGCTTTGCCGTGATCGGCCACTACACACCGGTCCTTCGAACCCGCTACCGTTTGGGTCTTCCCCGTGCGGGATTCTGGCAGGAGGTCATCAACACCGACTCCGAATTCTACGGCGGCGGCAATGCCGGCAACGCCGGCGGAATCCACGCCGATGACCGCCCGCACGACGGATTTCCCCATTCGGCCGAGCTCACCCTGCCGCCGCTCTCCACCAGCATTTTCAAGTGGGTGCGTGAGGGTTGA
- a CDS encoding helix-turn-helix transcriptional regulator, protein MRDIRAADLRGVVTGLGELAALDAEGATFDSLARAMMEIILRLVPADTINLGLIDHRSGRGSYFAYRGFLMPKSRRALLPRYVDDHPMLAYSKKTGKGPPLQFTDFMSRSNFERTPLYNECYRGYTHGMMTFMLPSPRNINCSFVLSRQDRDFSERDRQILTVLQPQLAVHYRASIVRAESLARTATSFTGPTDCGVVIAGDDGFIRTINHQAYSLLDAFIGTEFSAHRLPVQVRDHLDKAAVRGQSGYTPLELAGPGKTEPLILRPARLVEGWAILIQERGSDATSLLRKHGLTRKEIEVLGWVAEGKSDKEIAAILGSSSRTVQKHVQNLMNRLHAENRVAALARARELIGQDTIIPRVG, encoded by the coding sequence ATGCGTGATATTCGGGCAGCGGACCTTCGCGGGGTCGTCACCGGCTTGGGTGAATTGGCGGCATTGGATGCCGAAGGAGCCACCTTTGATTCCCTGGCTCGTGCCATGATGGAAATCATCCTGCGCCTGGTACCCGCAGATACGATCAACCTGGGATTGATCGACCACCGCTCCGGACGTGGTTCCTACTTTGCTTATCGTGGTTTCCTCATGCCGAAAAGCCGCCGGGCTCTGCTGCCGCGGTATGTCGATGATCATCCGATGCTCGCGTATTCGAAGAAGACAGGGAAAGGACCACCCCTGCAGTTCACCGACTTCATGAGCCGGTCCAACTTCGAAAGGACTCCGCTCTACAACGAATGTTACCGTGGCTATACCCATGGGATGATGACCTTCATGCTCCCGTCGCCGCGAAACATCAATTGCAGTTTTGTCCTGTCGCGACAGGACAGGGACTTCAGTGAACGCGATCGACAGATCCTGACCGTTCTCCAGCCGCAACTGGCGGTTCACTACCGGGCCTCCATCGTTCGGGCGGAATCGTTGGCCCGGACCGCGACGTCGTTTACGGGCCCGACCGACTGTGGCGTGGTCATCGCAGGTGACGACGGATTTATCCGGACCATAAACCACCAGGCATATTCCCTTCTCGATGCATTTATCGGTACTGAATTCTCTGCTCATCGCCTTCCGGTTCAGGTCCGCGATCATCTGGATAAGGCCGCCGTTCGGGGTCAATCCGGGTATACGCCCTTGGAATTGGCTGGTCCGGGCAAGACAGAGCCTCTGATTCTGCGACCCGCCCGCCTCGTCGAGGGCTGGGCGATCCTGATCCAGGAGCGAGGTTCCGATGCGACATCGCTTCTGCGCAAACATGGTCTGACTCGCAAGGAAATCGAGGTTCTGGGATGGGTTGCTGAAGGGAAATCCGATAAGGAAATCGCAGCCATCCTCGGCTCAAGCAGCCGGACGGTCCAGAAGCACGTTCAGAATCTGATGAACAGGCTCCATGCCGAGAATCGCGTTGCCGCCCTTGCCCGGGCCAGGGAATTGATCGGCCAGGACACGATCATTCCGAGGGTCGGGTGA